The genomic region GCGGGGTGGTTGCCGATGAGTGGTCGAGAGAGCACAGCCGCCGTGAAGTTGCGCGGCGGGCTGTTACGAGCCGCGTGACAGCTCGTGAATCGATCCTGCCCTGCCGGGCGAATGGGAATCTTGAAAGGTTGGGGTGAGGTCCAGGTGATGGGTCAGCAGTTTGAGGACGTCCTGCACCTCCGTCTGATGATCCAGGTAGAAGCGGGCACGAGAACCGTTTTCCGCCCCGACGCGCACTCCCATCACCAGGCCTTCGTTCAGCGAGAACACCGTTTCGTCCGTTTCGTCGTCTCCGATGTAGAAGAGACCGTCCCGACGGAGATGGGTCATGAGCGCCGAGGCCGCGGATCCTTTGCCGGACTGGCCGGGGGGCAGAACGTTGATCGAGTGCTTACCCATGATCAGGGAAGGCGCAGGGGTCAGCCGGTTGAGGATCTGCAGTGCGCGGCGGCAGGCGGCCGCGGGGTCCGGTGCGCATCGAAAGTGGATGGTGAGCGTGTAACGCTTGTCTTCGATCTCTCCGCCCGCCGCCGCCATCGAGTCGGATTGTTCGTTCGCGAGCTCGCGCCGCCAGTGTTCGCAGACCTCCTCGGCCAGGCGAAGCGTTGTGGGACTCGACAGGGGACTCTCGATGCCGTGATTGCCGATCAAATGCGGCACTGAGCCGTTCACACGCCGGGCCAGATCGGCGACCGACCGTCCGGAGATGATCGCACAGGTCGTTCGCTTGGCCAGTTCCGTCAGCCACCCGCCCGTCTCGCGCGGCAGGGTGACACCGTCCCGGTCGGCCGAGATAGGGGCGAGCGTGCCGTCGAAATCGAACGCATAGAGCAGCGGCCGGCCGGCCAGGGCGCCAAGCGCGCGTCGTCCTTCCTCCGACAGTAGATGGATCATGCCTGGCCTCTCGTGCTGATCCGGGTATCGCGCGTGCCTGTCTGCCGATCGACACGGGCGCGCTGCCGCATGCGCGCGGCGTCCATCAACATCCGGCCCGCCCAACGATAGACGTTGAACTCCTGCACGATGCCGCGCATGCTGCGCATCCGTGCGCGCTGTTCGACCGGCGGCATCTTCAACGCAACGTGCAACGCCGCGGCGCATTGATCGATGTTGTAGGGATTCACCACCAGCGCGTCCGGCAGCTCCGTCGCGGCGCCGGTAAATTGACTCAGGATCAGTACGCCTTCCTCGTCGTCCCTGGCCGCCACGAATTCCTTGGCGACGAGATTCATGCCGTCATGCAGGCTGCTGACGATGCAGAAGTCGGCGCCGCGGTAATAGGTCGTGACTTCCTGCGGGTCATGGTGCTCGATCCGCAGGTGGATGGGACGATAATCTTCATGGCCGAACCGATGATTGATGCGATCGGCCATCGCGACGACCTGCTCCGTCAGTTGACGGTACTCGTCGATCTTGGACCGGCTGGGTGCCGCGATCTGCACGAACGAGAAGGAACCGATCCATTCGGGTTCCAGCTCCAACAGCCGCTCGATGGCGAGAAAGCGCTCCAGAATGCCTTTGGTGTAATCCAGACGCTCGACCCCGACGCCCACGCGATGGGTGTGGGGCAGGCCGTTGATGGCCCTGATGTGAGTTCGGCAGCTGGGCACGGACGGCTGCTCCGGCTGTCCCCGGGTCGGCCAGGCGATTGAGATGGGATACTGCTTGACGGTCGTCAGCTTGCCGCCATGGGAAATCGTGGAGCTGTCCCAATCGATTCTGGCCTCCAGGGAGCGGTCGACCGTATTGATGAAGTTGCTGCAATGGAAACGGGTATGGAACCCTAGAATGCTGCTGCCGAGCAGGCCTTCCAGAATCTCCCGGTGCCAGGGACAGATCGCATAGCGCTCGGGGTTCGGCCAGGGAATATGCCAGAAGGTGATGATGGTCGCATGAGGCAGGTGATCCCGCACGATTTTCGGCACCAACGCGAGATGATAGTCCTGCACGAGCACGACCGGATTGTCGGTCTTGGCTTCCTCCAGTACCGCCATGGCAAAGCGCTCGTTGATTTCCTTGTACCGTTCCCAATCCGAGGTGCGGAACACGGGGCGCACGTGGGCGAGGTGGCACAGAGGCCACAGGCCTTCGTTGGCGAACCCGTAGTAATACCCGTCTTCTTCTTCGGGCGACAGCCAGATGCGGCGGATTTCGTAGGCCGGATGATCCGGAGGCACCCGGACGTGGGCGCGGGCGTCGACGACCTCGCGGTCCGCGGTTCCGCTTCCGTGCGCGATCCACACGCCCGAGCAGGCGCGCATTACGGGCTCCAGAGCGGTCACGACACCGCTGGCCGGCACCTGAACTTCCACGTGCGGTCCGTTCCACACATGAATGTAGGGCTGGCGGTTCGAGACGATGAGCACCTCGTCGCCGGCCAGATGATCGTGGAGAATCGCCTTGAGCGTGGCCGGCGTCCAGCTCATCTGGCTTTCGTCGCGCATGCGCTTGTCGGCTTCGAGGTCGTGGATCAGCGCGCGGAGATCCTGGGCCACCGGCTGCAGTTCCGAATGGTGATTCTGGTTCTTGATGAGAGCGACCAATCCTTCCCCCTGCAACATCGATTGCACGCCCGACACCCAGCCGCGCCAGCTGAGGTGCGCGACGAGCACCGTCACGAGCGAGATCACGGCGCCGATGATTGCAAAGAGATAGAAGAGGTACCATTTGGTGTCGGTGCTGCGCCGCTGCA from Nitrospira japonica harbors:
- the otsB gene encoding trehalose-phosphatase, with the translated sequence MIHLLSEEGRRALGALAGRPLLYAFDFDGTLAPISADRDGVTLPRETGGWLTELAKRTTCAIISGRSVADLARRVNGSVPHLIGNHGIESPLSSPTTLRLAEEVCEHWRRELANEQSDSMAAAGGEIEDKRYTLTIHFRCAPDPAAACRRALQILNRLTPAPSLIMGKHSINVLPPGQSGKGSAASALMTHLRRDGLFYIGDDETDETVFSLNEGLVMGVRVGAENGSRARFYLDHQTEVQDVLKLLTHHLDLTPTFQDSHSPGRAGSIHELSRGS
- a CDS encoding alpha,alpha-trehalose-phosphate synthase (UDP-forming), which translates into the protein MRLSLRFLFPLALVLAALAYAVIPLVDSLTLKWFVRDLEIRSQLIGRMVEAPLADLLASTDSKTKLLNYLNRIIQDERLFAVGFCDRDNRLAYKTLTYPDSIPCDGPGTIKAEQTAMLRLPHGAVHVSAVGIEASGRQMGRLMLVHDMSWVQRRSTDTKWYLFYLFAIIGAVISLVTVLVAHLSWRGWVSGVQSMLQGEGLVALIKNQNHHSELQPVAQDLRALIHDLEADKRMRDESQMSWTPATLKAILHDHLAGDEVLIVSNRQPYIHVWNGPHVEVQVPASGVVTALEPVMRACSGVWIAHGSGTADREVVDARAHVRVPPDHPAYEIRRIWLSPEEEDGYYYGFANEGLWPLCHLAHVRPVFRTSDWERYKEINERFAMAVLEEAKTDNPVVLVQDYHLALVPKIVRDHLPHATIITFWHIPWPNPERYAICPWHREILEGLLGSSILGFHTRFHCSNFINTVDRSLEARIDWDSSTISHGGKLTTVKQYPISIAWPTRGQPEQPSVPSCRTHIRAINGLPHTHRVGVGVERLDYTKGILERFLAIERLLELEPEWIGSFSFVQIAAPSRSKIDEYRQLTEQVVAMADRINHRFGHEDYRPIHLRIEHHDPQEVTTYYRGADFCIVSSLHDGMNLVAKEFVAARDDEEGVLILSQFTGAATELPDALVVNPYNIDQCAAALHVALKMPPVEQRARMRSMRGIVQEFNVYRWAGRMLMDAARMRQRARVDRQTGTRDTRISTRGQA